One region of Clostridia bacterium genomic DNA includes:
- a CDS encoding glutamate synthase translates to MKINSANMHYRELNEIIKNSIGNVRIVNCIGQKYIASGLSDRKIVIDGVPGNALGCYLDGAEITVNGNVQDAVGDTMNAGKIVVHGGAGDVLGYAMRGGKIFVRDNSGYRTGIHMKAYKEKKPVIVIGGKAGDFLGEYMAGGIIIILNLYDSNVDLGQFTGVGMHGGKIYIRELVTPKYVSPQISVSSAQGENELEEIVPYLKEFCTLFDVDIKKLLESKYTVLYPNASNPYRQMYTHN, encoded by the coding sequence ATTAAAATAAATTCAGCTAATATGCATTATAGAGAACTTAATGAAATAATCAAGAACAGCATTGGAAATGTAAGAATAGTTAATTGCATAGGACAAAAATATATAGCAAGCGGTCTTAGCGATCGTAAGATAGTCATTGATGGCGTGCCAGGCAATGCCCTTGGGTGTTATCTTGATGGTGCGGAAATCACTGTTAATGGCAATGTTCAGGATGCAGTGGGAGATACTATGAATGCAGGTAAGATTGTTGTTCATGGCGGAGCTGGAGATGTTCTTGGTTATGCCATGAGAGGCGGCAAAATATTCGTGCGTGACAACAGCGGATACCGCACTGGTATTCACATGAAAGCGTATAAAGAAAAAAAACCAGTAATCGTCATTGGTGGTAAGGCAGGCGATTTTTTGGGTGAGTATATGGCCGGCGGTATTATAATAATTTTGAATCTATATGACAGTAATGTTGATTTAGGTCAATTTACTGGTGTGGGAATGCATGGAGGAAAAATTTATATCCGAGAACTTGTAACACCGAAATATGTTTCGCCTCAAATAAGCGTTTCTTCAGCTCAAGGAGAAAACGAGTTAGAAGAAATAGTTCCGTATTTGAAAGAGTTTTGCACTTTGTTTGATGTAGATATAAAAAAGCTGTTAGAAAGCAAATATACAGTTTTGTATCCTAATGCAAGCAATCCATATAGACAAATGTACACTCATAATTAA
- a CDS encoding glutamate synthase-related protein, which translates to MTENKFIYPEFEVKRDWDKCINCRLCEKQCANQVHIFNEKTQKLTTDDSKCVNCQRCVVMCPTRALKIVKSDNCLKSNCNWSTESIKEIYKQAHTGGVLLSSMGSPSNYPVYFDKILINASQVTNPSIDPLREPMETKVFLGAKPKQVQRDEQGRIVNNLSPFITLNIPMMFSAMSYGSISYNAHAALAMAAKELGIMYNTGEGGLHKDFYCYGENTIVQVASGRFGVHKDYLNAGAAIEIKMGQGAKPGIGGHLPGQKIVGDISATRMIPEGSDAISPAPHHDIYSIEDLRQLVFSLKEATNYTKPIIVKIAAVNSVSAIASGVARSGADIIAIDGFRGGTGAAPTRIRDNVGIPIELALAAVDTRLREEGIRDNVAIVVGGSIRNSADIIKAIALGADSVYIGTAALLALGCHMCRSCHTGKCNWGIATQRPELVKRLDIKEGARRLVNLMLAWQHEIMEMMGGMGINSIESLKGNRLMLRGVGLNSEELKILGISHAGD; encoded by the coding sequence ATGACTGAAAATAAATTTATATATCCCGAATTTGAAGTAAAAAGAGATTGGGACAAATGCATAAATTGCCGGCTTTGCGAAAAGCAATGCGCCAATCAAGTACACATTTTTAATGAAAAGACACAAAAGCTTACCACTGATGATTCAAAATGCGTAAACTGTCAAAGATGCGTTGTTATGTGTCCTACCCGTGCGCTTAAGATTGTAAAAAGCGATAATTGTTTAAAAAGCAACTGCAATTGGAGCACTGAAAGCATAAAAGAAATTTATAAACAGGCGCATACGGGGGGAGTATTATTGAGCAGCATGGGCAGTCCTTCTAATTACCCTGTTTATTTTGATAAAATTCTTATTAATGCGTCCCAAGTAACCAATCCGTCTATTGACCCTTTGCGTGAGCCTATGGAGACAAAAGTCTTTTTGGGCGCCAAACCAAAACAGGTACAAAGAGATGAACAGGGCAGAATTGTAAATAATCTTTCACCCTTTATTACTCTTAATATTCCGATGATGTTCTCTGCAATGAGTTACGGCTCAATAAGCTATAATGCGCATGCTGCATTAGCGATGGCGGCAAAAGAACTTGGCATAATGTATAACACTGGAGAAGGCGGACTTCACAAAGATTTTTATTGTTATGGAGAAAATACCATTGTTCAGGTTGCATCAGGCAGATTTGGCGTGCATAAAGACTATCTCAATGCAGGCGCTGCAATTGAAATAAAAATGGGGCAAGGTGCTAAGCCTGGTATAGGCGGACACTTGCCCGGTCAAAAGATTGTAGGCGATATTTCGGCAACCAGAATGATACCAGAAGGCAGCGATGCAATATCTCCAGCGCCTCATCATGATATTTATTCTATCGAAGACTTGCGTCAGCTTGTTTTTTCTCTAAAAGAAGCTACCAACTATACCAAGCCTATCATAGTCAAGATAGCAGCAGTAAATAGCGTTTCTGCAATAGCAAGCGGAGTTGCTAGAAGCGGTGCTGATATTATAGCGATAGACGGTTTTCGTGGCGGAACAGGCGCCGCACCTACACGTATAAGAGACAATGTTGGTATTCCTATTGAATTGGCTTTGGCGGCGGTTGATACAAGACTAAGAGAAGAAGGAATCAGAGACAATGTCGCAATCGTAGTTGGCGGAAGTATTCGCAACAGCGCAGACATAATCAAGGCAATAGCTTTAGGCGCAGACAGCGTTTATATAGGAACAGCCGCATTGTTAGCTTTGGGCTGTCATATGTGCCGCAGCTGTCATACAGGAAAATGCAATTGGGGTATTGCAACCCAGCGTCCTGAACTTGTAAAAAGACTTGATATAAAAGAAGGTGCGCGTAGACTGGTTAATCTTATGCTTGCGTGGCAGCATGAAATTATGGAGATGATGGGCGGCATGGGAATCAATTCTATTGAGAGTTTGAAAGGCAATAGACTTATGTTAAGAGGTGTTGGACTTAACAGCGAAGAACTCAAAATTCTGGGAATCTCACACGCAGGTGATTGA
- a CDS encoding glutamine synthetase family protein, which translates to MTLKSDEILGFIKENDVKFIKLAFCDIKGEQKNISIMADKLEDALRFGIYFDSSNISGFESESGELMLKPDLSTISILPWRPQQGRVVRFYCNIFNPDGTPFKHDTRALLMSAQSRCQDMGYQCSISTEAEFYIFKTDSLGNPTTSPYDEGGYSDMAPLDKGENIRREICLNLLEMGIDPEKSHHESGPGQHEIDFKHSAPLKAADNFLAFKSLVKAVCGRNGVYASFLPKPLKNKSGSGLHINLSLNKLDEKNILAENEKLDTVTKSFIAGVLKHIVEITAFLNPLSNSYQRLGKFEAPSVVDWAYGSRSALIRIPAAFGDKKRIEIRSADCAINPYLALTLIINAGLDGIKNNLELNENSYKKSRLPISLKEAVLAAQSSTYIDSIIGKETKQRYLSAIIDQAKKKSFFEMFKII; encoded by the coding sequence ATGACACTCAAATCTGATGAAATATTGGGTTTTATTAAAGAAAACGATGTAAAATTTATAAAGCTTGCTTTTTGCGATATAAAAGGAGAGCAAAAAAACATATCAATAATGGCAGATAAGCTAGAAGATGCGCTGCGTTTTGGTATTTATTTTGACAGCTCAAATATTTCAGGATTTGAATCAGAGTCAGGTGAGCTGATGCTAAAACCCGATCTTAGCACAATCAGCATTTTACCTTGGAGACCTCAGCAAGGCAGAGTTGTAAGATTTTATTGCAATATATTTAATCCGGATGGGACACCTTTTAAGCATGATACTAGAGCATTGCTTATGTCAGCTCAATCAAGGTGTCAGGATATGGGTTATCAATGTTCAATAAGCACAGAAGCAGAATTTTACATATTTAAAACTGATAGTTTGGGAAATCCAACAACCAGCCCTTATGACGAGGGCGGCTATTCTGATATGGCGCCGTTAGATAAGGGCGAAAATATTAGACGCGAAATATGCCTCAATTTATTAGAAATGGGTATTGATCCCGAAAAATCTCATCATGAAAGCGGACCAGGACAGCACGAAATAGATTTTAAACATAGCGCACCCCTAAAGGCTGCAGACAATTTCTTAGCGTTTAAGTCATTGGTAAAAGCTGTTTGTGGGCGAAATGGAGTTTACGCGTCATTTTTGCCTAAGCCGCTCAAAAACAAAAGCGGCAGCGGACTTCATATTAATTTGTCTTTGAATAAATTAGATGAAAAAAACATTTTAGCTGAAAATGAAAAATTAGACACCGTTACCAAAAGTTTTATTGCAGGTGTTTTAAAGCATATAGTTGAAATTACTGCTTTTTTGAATCCTCTTAGCAATTCGTATCAAAGATTAGGCAAATTTGAAGCACCGTCAGTGGTAGATTGGGCATACGGAAGCCGTTCAGCTTTAATAAGAATTCCAGCAGCTTTCGGCGACAAAAAACGTATAGAAATACGTTCTGCCGATTGTGCTATTAATCCATATCTTGCTTTGACGCTTATAATAAATGCAGGCTTAGACGGTATTAAGAATAACCTTGAGCTTAACGAAAATAGTTACAAAAAATCCAGACTGCCTATTAGTCTAAAAGAAGCGGTTTTGGCGGCACAGTCTAGCACATATATAGACAGTATAATTGGCAAAGAAACCAAGCAAAGATATCTTAGCGCAATTATTGATCAAGCCAAAAAGAAAAGCTTTTTTGAGATGTTTAAGATTATTTGA
- a CDS encoding ANTAR domain-containing protein, protein MEKALIVSSVQKACDELSLVLQKMNISFIDTASSGAAARVMVLERDFDLCIINAPLKDELGSMLAQDIALNGTCQVILIVKAEIFEETAAKVEEAGVFCLSKPINQQMLWSVLRLAVAAYNKSLRMQRQNTELKSKLDDLKQVSRAKCLLIEKLNMSEQQAHRYIEKQAMDMRMTKIQVAKDIISKFGYQ, encoded by the coding sequence TTGGAAAAAGCGTTAATTGTATCGTCTGTGCAAAAAGCATGTGATGAATTAAGCTTAGTTTTGCAAAAAATGAATATATCATTTATTGATACTGCCTCCTCTGGAGCAGCTGCTCGGGTTATGGTTTTGGAAAGAGATTTTGACCTGTGTATTATTAACGCTCCGTTAAAAGACGAATTAGGTTCTATGCTGGCGCAGGACATAGCATTGAATGGTACTTGTCAAGTTATACTTATCGTCAAGGCTGAAATATTTGAAGAAACGGCTGCAAAGGTAGAAGAAGCTGGAGTTTTTTGTCTAAGCAAGCCGATTAATCAGCAAATGCTGTGGAGTGTATTAAGGCTTGCCGTTGCTGCCTATAATAAGTCGCTTAGAATGCAGCGGCAAAATACAGAGTTGAAGTCCAAACTTGATGACCTAAAACAAGTCAGTCGTGCAAAATGTTTATTGATAGAAAAACTTAATATGAGCGAACAGCAGGCTCATCGCTATATTGAAAAACAAGCAATGGATATGCGTATGACCAAAATTCAAGTTGCAAAAGATATAATTTCCAAATTCGGCTATCAATAA